In the genome of Nonlabens sp. MB-3u-79, one region contains:
- a CDS encoding glycosyltransferase family 2 protein has protein sequence MLKHPITAIIPAYNEAHNIVEVLKSVDFCDEIILVDSNSSDNTVELAKPYFNKLLTREYIHSASQKNWAIPQATNEWILLVDADERVTPALKEEIIQLIPNLDTNGHAGYWMGRRNFFMGKQVRYSGWKNDKVIRLFKKSKCKYIDKHVHSEIKADGTVGWLENKLLHYKYVSIDHHVSKLQRYASLQARDFDQKVGKITLFHVVVKPFWGFFKHYIIQLGFLDGFVGFSIAYLRSYGIFMRYVKLWLLRRGID, from the coding sequence ATGTTAAAACATCCCATCACAGCAATAATTCCTGCCTATAACGAAGCCCACAATATTGTTGAGGTTCTAAAAAGTGTAGATTTTTGCGACGAAATTATATTAGTAGATAGCAATAGCAGCGATAATACGGTAGAGCTAGCAAAGCCCTATTTTAATAAGTTACTTACTAGAGAATACATTCACAGCGCCTCCCAAAAAAACTGGGCCATTCCGCAAGCGACTAATGAATGGATACTCCTGGTAGATGCAGATGAGCGTGTTACACCAGCTTTAAAAGAAGAAATTATCCAGCTTATCCCTAACCTAGATACTAACGGCCATGCTGGTTACTGGATGGGAAGACGTAATTTCTTCATGGGAAAACAGGTGCGTTACAGCGGCTGGAAAAATGACAAAGTAATACGTCTTTTTAAAAAGTCAAAATGTAAGTACATAGATAAACATGTCCACTCTGAAATCAAAGCAGATGGTACTGTAGGCTGGTTGGAAAATAAACTATTGCATTACAAGTACGTCAGTATAGATCATCACGTAAGTAAACTACAACGTTATGCTAGTTTACAAGCCCGCGACTTTGATCAAAAGGTAGGTAAGATCACTTTATTTCATGTCGTTGTTAAACCTTTTTGGGGCTTTTTCAAACATTACATTATTCAACTCGGGTTCCTAGACGGTTTTGTAGGTTTTTCTATTGCTTATTTAAGGAGCTATGGAATTTTTATGAGGTACGTAAAACTATGGTTGTTGCGCAGAGGTATTGATTAA
- a CDS encoding glycosyl transferase translates to MKLSEIPKSISASFKMLAIPKSKLGAAPVKKIPVIVSLTSIPSRLRTLHITVRSMMQQQYQPELIVLWLQEDLKNQIPNRLSKLQGELFQIRYSPYGFSHRKLIHSLEAFPDKAIVTCDDDVIYQSDTLKIIYEEHLKFPDQIIGNRCRQMTYENGKITSYRKWPFVVDPPEQGPHNMPVGAFCVLYPSGSLHQDVQDVALFTKLAPKADDLWFKAMAILNGTLSLQNNKRPEVPVPIMGTQFVALKNVNKGQDFNRVQWEQICSHYQLSEDKIEQLLA, encoded by the coding sequence ATGAAGTTGTCTGAAATTCCTAAATCCATAAGCGCAAGTTTTAAAATGCTTGCGATCCCTAAATCAAAATTAGGAGCTGCACCTGTTAAAAAGATTCCGGTAATAGTTTCGTTGACTTCTATTCCTAGTCGGCTAAGAACACTTCATATTACTGTACGCAGCATGATGCAGCAGCAATACCAGCCAGAACTGATTGTGCTGTGGCTTCAGGAGGATTTAAAAAATCAGATCCCTAATAGGCTTTCAAAGTTACAGGGGGAGCTATTTCAAATCAGGTATTCTCCTTATGGTTTTTCTCATAGAAAATTAATTCACAGTCTGGAGGCATTTCCAGATAAAGCTATTGTTACTTGCGATGACGATGTTATTTATCAGTCAGATACGCTTAAAATTATTTATGAGGAGCATTTGAAGTTTCCAGATCAAATTATAGGCAATAGATGCCGTCAAATGACTTATGAAAACGGTAAAATTACTTCTTATAGGAAATGGCCATTTGTGGTTGACCCTCCAGAGCAGGGGCCTCACAATATGCCGGTAGGTGCTTTTTGCGTACTCTATCCTTCGGGTAGTTTACATCAAGATGTTCAAGATGTAGCTCTTTTCACAAAGCTAGCTCCTAAAGCAGACGACTTATGGTTCAAGGCCATGGCTATTTTAAATGGAACCTTATCTCTACAAAATAATAAGAGGCCAGAAGTGCCGGTACCTATAATGGGAACGCAGTTTGTGGCACTAAAAAATGTAAATAAAGGGCAAGATTTTAACAGAGTCCAATGGGAGCAAATTTGCTCACATTACCAGTTGTCTGAAGATAAAATTGAACAGTTGCTCGCTTAA
- a CDS encoding lipopolysaccharide kinase InaA family protein produces the protein MSRENFVSNTLSRKRFQEILHLFHQSTQQLGDDRNKIKIVTYDDRKLVVKSFKTPNFINKIAYRFFRKSKAARSYYNAQYLVKNNIGTPSPIAYLEQFSGVGLQESYYVSAYAAHDFTYREITNDEELQDKVNILQQFSKFMFDMHDAGIYFLDHSPGNTLIKKDGNNYHFSLVDLNRMKFYNIPYEDRLKNFERLSPKKWMYEVMGTAYARLSDEDAHTTIETMWKYTIEFQKAFHKKKRVKHKLKGIFNRTR, from the coding sequence ATGAGTAGAGAAAACTTTGTAAGTAACACGCTTTCGCGAAAGCGGTTTCAAGAAATACTCCATTTATTTCATCAATCAACCCAGCAGTTAGGAGATGATCGCAATAAAATAAAAATTGTTACTTACGATGATAGAAAGCTTGTAGTTAAATCCTTTAAAACGCCTAATTTCATTAACAAGATAGCCTACAGGTTTTTCAGAAAATCAAAGGCTGCCAGGTCTTATTACAACGCACAATATCTAGTAAAAAACAATATAGGAACCCCGTCACCTATTGCTTATTTAGAGCAATTCAGTGGTGTAGGCTTGCAGGAGAGTTACTATGTCAGCGCTTATGCAGCGCATGATTTTACCTACCGGGAGATCACGAACGATGAGGAGTTACAAGATAAAGTGAATATACTGCAGCAGTTTTCAAAATTTATGTTCGACATGCATGACGCTGGAATTTATTTTTTAGATCATTCACCAGGAAATACGCTCATAAAGAAGGACGGAAATAATTATCATTTTTCTTTAGTAGACCTCAATAGGATGAAGTTTTATAATATTCCTTACGAGGATAGACTTAAAAACTTTGAACGTCTGTCTCCTAAAAAATGGATGTATGAAGTTATGGGGACAGCTTATGCTCGACTTTCTGATGAAGACGCTCATACAACTATAGAGACTATGTGGAAATACACAATAGAATTTCAAAAAGCTTTTCATAAAAAGAAACGCGTGAAGCATAAATTAAAAGGTATTTTTAATAGAACGCGTTGA
- a CDS encoding glycosyltransferase family 2 protein, which translates to MSITCSLVTPTYNWPEALELLLLSIKRQSVLPDEVIIADDGSTEKTLELIKEYQKDFPVPLIHVWHEDQGNRKPAIMNKAIAKAKYDYILEIDGDIILHKNFVKDHLSMAEEGVYLFGSRVNIQEKHLEDLFKKKQIDFNYFSKGIKKRNRTLRIPFIANRAKKETKRSGKLRGCNMSFWRADFIAVNGFNEELVGWGIDDSELIQRMMNNGVLGKRIKHKGIVYHIYHKEQDKSQVHLNLEIEKQMESSGTTYASKGVDQYL; encoded by the coding sequence ATGTCTATAACATGTTCCCTAGTAACTCCTACTTACAACTGGCCTGAAGCGCTAGAATTGCTGCTATTAAGCATTAAAAGACAAAGTGTATTACCAGACGAAGTCATCATCGCAGACGATGGCTCTACTGAAAAGACCCTGGAATTGATTAAAGAATATCAAAAAGATTTTCCAGTTCCACTTATACATGTCTGGCATGAAGATCAAGGCAATCGTAAGCCAGCTATCATGAATAAAGCAATCGCAAAGGCAAAGTATGATTATATTCTAGAGATAGATGGTGATATTATTTTGCATAAGAACTTCGTTAAAGATCATCTTTCTATGGCTGAAGAAGGAGTTTACCTCTTCGGTAGCCGTGTCAATATTCAAGAGAAACATCTAGAAGACTTGTTTAAGAAGAAACAAATCGATTTTAACTACTTCTCTAAAGGTATTAAAAAACGCAATAGAACGCTGCGCATACCTTTCATAGCAAACAGAGCAAAAAAAGAAACAAAAAGGTCTGGTAAATTACGAGGCTGCAACATGTCCTTTTGGCGAGCAGACTTTATCGCTGTAAATGGTTTTAATGAAGAGTTAGTTGGATGGGGAATTGACGACAGCGAACTCATACAACGCATGATGAACAACGGTGTTCTAGGAAAGCGTATCAAACATAAAGGCATTGTTTATCACATCTACCATAAAGAACAAGACAAAAGTCAAGTGCATTTAAATTTGGAGATAGAAAAACAAATGGAAAGTTCTGGAACTACTTATGCCAGCAAAGGCGTAGATCAATATTTATAA
- a CDS encoding glycosyltransferase: MLDVSCIYVNYNSATFTVAAIRSLLEKTNDTVVYEIIVVDNGSAYEDYELLKTSLEQLKSSAIKIYRSRINTGFGAGNMLGVNFASPSKYYAFINNDTLFTQENTLFDLKLFMDTTPDAGVCGPQMMSENGGRISSIDHHATPMRQLLKRDVLEWINPKKYPKRKKIYLHPVSCGYVPGSFMFVKASSFNQVGGLDTALFLYYEESDLCRRIATCLGEKTYHYPDQAYIHYQGKSTDKNINIKIEQKLSLLYLTKKHHGRLAHGFLLYFYTIKYLLTSPFSSKKRKLFTALLRGGSLNQSLRCKQVLQEK; this comes from the coding sequence ATGCTAGATGTTAGTTGCATATATGTCAATTATAATAGTGCCACATTTACTGTTGCGGCCATTAGATCGCTGCTTGAAAAAACAAATGATACTGTTGTTTATGAAATAATAGTAGTGGACAATGGTTCAGCATATGAAGACTATGAACTGCTTAAGACTTCTTTAGAGCAATTGAAGTCTAGCGCCATAAAGATTTACCGAAGTAGGATCAATACTGGTTTTGGTGCCGGTAATATGTTAGGTGTCAACTTTGCTTCTCCTTCTAAGTATTACGCATTTATTAATAATGACACCTTGTTTACTCAAGAAAACACGCTCTTTGATTTGAAATTATTCATGGATACGACGCCAGATGCTGGTGTATGTGGACCGCAAATGATGAGCGAGAATGGAGGTAGAATCTCTTCTATAGACCATCATGCCACTCCTATGCGGCAGTTATTGAAAAGGGACGTATTAGAGTGGATCAATCCAAAAAAATACCCAAAACGTAAAAAGATATACTTACATCCGGTAAGCTGTGGTTATGTACCAGGTAGTTTTATGTTTGTAAAAGCGAGTTCTTTTAATCAAGTAGGAGGGCTTGATACCGCGTTATTCTTATACTATGAAGAAAGCGATTTATGCAGAAGGATTGCTACCTGCTTAGGTGAGAAGACTTATCATTATCCAGATCAAGCATACATCCATTATCAAGGAAAGTCTACGGATAAAAATATAAATATAAAAATAGAGCAAAAACTATCTCTATTATACCTCACTAAAAAACATCACGGTCGACTAGCCCATGGCTTTTTACTTTATTTTTATACGATCAAATATTTATTGACCAGCCCATTCAGTTCCAAAAAGCGAAAGTTGTTTACTGCCTTACTTAGGGGTGGGTCTTTAAATCAGTCCTTGCGGTGCAAACAAGTTCTTCAAGAAAAATAA
- a CDS encoding L-threonylcarbamoyladenylate synthase, with protein MAYSERNKNRRDQVRGRKPSKEKQIEVELPREAINLAVTQLKKGNTIIYPTDTIYGLGCDATNYDAIERLNEIKGRDISTPLIVLVDSFQMLDSIIEDVPDMAWEVLKVNKKPLTIIYDRPKNVAENVIAQDGTLAVRVTNDPLCRSIIKKLRKPIVSTSANLSKHKSPIHFADIGEELLKRVDHVMDIPLVHKNIKPSSIMKISNNGIIEIIRE; from the coding sequence ATGGCATACAGTGAAAGAAATAAAAACAGAAGAGACCAAGTTAGAGGTCGTAAGCCTAGTAAGGAGAAGCAAATCGAAGTAGAATTACCTCGAGAAGCCATCAACCTTGCAGTAACTCAATTGAAAAAGGGAAATACCATCATTTACCCTACAGACACCATCTATGGACTAGGTTGTGACGCTACTAACTACGACGCTATTGAAAGGCTAAATGAAATAAAGGGACGTGATATATCTACGCCCCTTATTGTTCTTGTAGATAGTTTCCAGATGCTGGATTCTATTATAGAAGATGTCCCAGACATGGCATGGGAAGTTCTTAAAGTGAATAAAAAACCACTTACCATTATCTACGACAGACCTAAAAACGTGGCAGAAAATGTAATTGCTCAAGACGGGACACTTGCCGTAAGAGTAACTAACGATCCATTGTGCAGGTCTATTATCAAGAAATTACGTAAACCTATCGTTTCTACCAGCGCAAATTTGAGCAAACACAAATCTCCTATTCATTTTGCTGATATAGGAGAAGAGCTACTTAAAAGAGTAGATCACGTCATGGACATTCCTCTCGTTCATAAAAACATCAAACCATCTTCTATCATGAAGATTTCCAACAATGGAATTATAGAAATCATACGCGAGTAA
- a CDS encoding CCA tRNA nucleotidyltransferase — protein MDQKTHYPEAIQENVFRTLSQAAEELELPAYVIGGYVRDFFLKRGQKKDIDVVAIGSGISLARKVEELLPHSTKVSIFKNFGTAMVKTDELELEFVGARKESYDRGSRKPVVEDGSLEDDQNRRDFTINAMAFSLNKNSYGALLDPFNGMGDLDKKIIRTPLDPDITYSDDPLRMLRAIRFAAQLNFKIEEGSFESIKRNAHRLKIISNERIVTELHKIMMCDEPSFGFLLLEKTGLLQLIMPELIALKGIEEVEGQKHKDNFYHTLEVVDNISRNTEDLWLRWSALLHDIGKAPTKKFSKKVGWTFHGHEFKGSKMVYHLFKRLKMPLNDKMKFVQLMVRMSSRPIAVIDESATDSAVRRLVHDAGEHIEGLMTLCEADITTKNPRRFQQYHHNFKQVRDKIVEVEERDHVRNFQPPVTGEEIMKAFDLKPCREIGQIKMAIKDSILDGVIPNEHDAAYEFMIKKGKSLGLTPQ, from the coding sequence ATGGATCAAAAAACACATTATCCTGAAGCGATTCAAGAAAACGTTTTTAGAACCTTGAGTCAAGCAGCAGAAGAACTCGAACTACCCGCTTATGTCATAGGTGGGTACGTCAGAGATTTTTTCTTAAAACGCGGTCAAAAAAAAGACATAGATGTAGTTGCGATAGGAAGTGGAATTTCACTTGCTCGTAAAGTAGAAGAGCTTTTACCACACAGTACAAAGGTGTCTATATTCAAGAATTTTGGTACCGCTATGGTAAAAACAGATGAGCTTGAGTTAGAATTTGTAGGTGCTCGTAAAGAAAGTTATGATAGAGGGAGCCGCAAACCAGTCGTTGAAGATGGCTCCTTAGAAGATGATCAAAACCGCCGTGATTTTACCATCAATGCCATGGCTTTTTCCTTAAATAAAAATAGTTATGGAGCCTTACTCGATCCTTTTAACGGGATGGGTGATCTCGATAAAAAAATAATACGTACCCCCCTAGATCCAGATATTACTTATAGCGATGATCCTTTGAGAATGTTGCGTGCCATAAGGTTTGCAGCACAACTCAACTTTAAAATAGAAGAAGGATCCTTTGAGAGCATCAAACGCAATGCCCACCGACTAAAAATTATCTCTAACGAGCGCATCGTTACTGAACTGCATAAAATCATGATGTGTGACGAGCCTTCTTTTGGCTTTTTACTATTAGAAAAGACAGGATTACTTCAGTTGATCATGCCAGAATTAATTGCTTTAAAAGGGATTGAAGAAGTAGAAGGACAGAAGCATAAAGATAACTTCTATCACACCCTGGAAGTCGTAGACAACATCTCTCGCAATACAGAAGACCTGTGGTTGCGCTGGTCGGCATTACTGCATGATATAGGAAAAGCACCAACTAAAAAATTCAGTAAAAAAGTAGGATGGACCTTTCATGGACACGAATTCAAAGGTTCAAAAATGGTATACCACCTTTTCAAAAGGTTAAAAATGCCTTTAAATGATAAGATGAAATTTGTACAGCTCATGGTACGCATGTCCTCAAGACCTATAGCGGTAATTGACGAAAGCGCTACAGACAGCGCTGTAAGAAGATTGGTCCATGATGCTGGAGAACACATAGAAGGTCTCATGACTTTGTGCGAGGCAGATATTACGACTAAGAATCCGCGTAGGTTCCAACAATATCATCATAACTTTAAACAAGTTAGAGATAAAATTGTAGAAGTAGAAGAACGAGATCATGTGCGTAATTTCCAGCCACCAGTGACCGGAGAAGAAATCATGAAAGCTTTTGATTTAAAACCATGTCGAGAGATAGGGCAAATCAAAATGGCAATTAAAGACTCCATTCTAGACGGAGTGATTCCTAACGAACACGATGCCGCTTACGAATTCATGATCAAAAAAGGGAAAAGTCTTGGCTTAACACCTCAGTAA